A window of the Desulfatirhabdium butyrativorans DSM 18734 genome harbors these coding sequences:
- a CDS encoding HsdM family class I SAM-dependent methyltransferase produces MSTEADARILIDRLLEQAGWCITNKAQVSTEEAAADGRADYLLKDTRSRPLAVLEAKRFAVDPYAAKEQAKAYALSLKAPFVILSNGQEHYFWDYTDGDARPVMGFLSQADLERRANIKVHRKGDIRQSLLLQPLPQLSRHPELSQGARAIFRNAAIVIPNGATLRRAVDIIAPISFLGMDADVKGDLFEYLASELGGQKKAAQFRTPRHLIRVITQMVDPQIGGAVCDPACGSGGFLIAAYEHILLANTSPEFIHEKVSPDGTVRRIGIGDKLSRAQWDFLQTGAFYGFDGDQDILRMAAMNAMLHGFDRCPMVQRDSICGGEDKWDEIQFDYILENPPFSGSRGDAKRSLRVEKGDKYVLFLAHALRSLRPGGTAGIIFPNGILFGDTGSHITVKERLLREFDLQAVVILPKGMFEPYTPNPTCFFIFRNSGRPTENVWFFKVDGDGSSLSKARKFGSQYRNDFPDLLAMWPERKTEEGRAWLVPAQRVIDNGYNMTLSGLGLIEAETVEHAEPEEILASVAAKEERILGLIAEMQELLAGGNGE; encoded by the coding sequence ATGAGCACAGAAGCTGATGCCCGCATATTGATTGACAGGCTGCTTGAGCAGGCAGGTTGGTGCATCACCAACAAGGCCCAGGTCTCCACGGAGGAAGCTGCCGCTGACGGCCGCGCCGATTACCTCTTGAAGGATACCCGGAGCCGTCCGCTTGCAGTCCTCGAGGCCAAGCGTTTTGCCGTCGATCCATACGCTGCCAAGGAACAGGCCAAGGCGTATGCCCTGTCGTTGAAAGCGCCTTTTGTCATCCTGAGCAATGGCCAGGAACACTATTTTTGGGATTATACAGATGGCGATGCCCGGCCGGTGATGGGTTTCCTCAGCCAGGCCGATCTCGAACGGAGGGCCAATATCAAGGTCCACCGCAAGGGAGACATTCGGCAGAGCCTCCTGCTGCAACCCCTGCCGCAGCTTTCCCGGCACCCGGAGCTCTCCCAGGGAGCGCGGGCCATTTTCCGCAACGCCGCCATCGTCATCCCCAACGGGGCGACCCTGCGGCGGGCGGTGGACATCATCGCGCCCATCTCCTTTCTCGGCATGGATGCCGACGTCAAGGGCGACCTCTTCGAATACCTGGCCAGCGAGCTGGGCGGGCAGAAGAAGGCGGCACAGTTCCGCACCCCGCGCCATTTGATCCGGGTGATTACCCAGATGGTCGATCCCCAAATCGGCGGCGCCGTCTGCGACCCGGCCTGCGGCTCCGGCGGCTTTCTGATCGCCGCCTACGAACATATCCTGCTGGCCAACACCAGCCCGGAGTTCATCCACGAAAAGGTCTCTCCCGACGGAACGGTGCGCCGAATCGGCATCGGCGACAAACTCAGCCGCGCCCAGTGGGATTTCCTGCAGACCGGGGCCTTTTATGGCTTCGACGGCGATCAGGACATCCTGCGCATGGCCGCCATGAACGCCATGCTCCACGGCTTCGATCGCTGCCCCATGGTCCAGCGCGACTCCATCTGCGGCGGCGAGGACAAGTGGGACGAGATCCAGTTCGATTACATCCTCGAAAATCCGCCCTTCTCCGGATCGCGGGGCGACGCCAAACGCTCCCTGCGCGTCGAAAAGGGCGACAAGTACGTCCTCTTTCTGGCCCATGCCCTGCGCAGCCTGCGGCCGGGCGGCACCGCCGGGATCATCTTCCCCAACGGCATCCTGTTCGGCGACACTGGAAGTCACATCACCGTCAAGGAGCGGCTTCTGCGCGAGTTCGATCTGCAGGCGGTGGTGATCCTGCCCAAAGGGATGTTCGAGCCCTACACCCCCAACCCCACCTGCTTCTTCATCTTCCGCAACAGCGGCAGGCCCACGGAAAACGTCTGGTTCTTCAAGGTGGACGGTGACGGCTCGTCCCTTTCCAAGGCCCGCAAGTTCGGCAGCCAGTACCGCAACGACTTCCCCGACCTGCTGGCCATGTGGCCGGAACGCAAGACCGAGGAGGGCCGCGCCTGGCTGGTCCCGGCGCAACGGGTTATTGATAACGGCTACAACATGACCCTTTCCGGTCTGGGCCTGATCGAGGCGGAGACGGTCGAACACGCCGAGCCTGAGGAGATTCTGGCCTCGGTCGCCGCCAAGGAGGAGCGGATTCTGGGGCTGATCGCCGAGATGCAGGAATTGCTGGCTGGAGGGAATGGGGAATGA
- a CDS encoding restriction endonuclease subunit S: MNGLHSKWESVPLVRIVDIDTNQVIPSESPAKQFNYIALENIETGTGRLINVKPVQGASILSGKFRFDSSHVLFGKLRPYLNKVVLPDREGICSTDILPLKPKRNSLSREWLALCFRSPQFIEYSRIKMDGAKMPRLRTPDLKSYEIPLPPIDEQRRIVARIEELTRRAKEARKLAAEREAKLDALLQALYSRMIEGVEWKPLKEVASLVRRAVKTKPDGRYEEMGIRSFGKGTFQKPVLTSKQIGNKRIYTIHEGDLVFNNVFAWEKAIAVAKAEDHGRVGSHRFITYVPHEGQATSEFLCHHFLGERGIEDIRAASPGSAGRNRTLGLKKLEKILVPVPEYDEQKRFAEIAKRRQLIQLESAGIEEELKAFHAALLAKAFRGEL; this comes from the coding sequence ATGAATGGCTTGCATTCCAAATGGGAGAGCGTTCCTTTGGTTCGTATTGTCGATATTGATACGAACCAAGTGATACCAAGCGAATCTCCCGCAAAACAGTTCAATTACATTGCGCTTGAGAATATTGAAACGGGGACGGGTAGGTTAATTAATGTTAAGCCTGTTCAAGGTGCAAGCATTCTGAGCGGCAAGTTTCGCTTTGATTCTTCACATGTCTTATTCGGGAAACTTAGGCCTTATCTAAACAAAGTTGTTTTGCCTGACAGGGAAGGTATTTGCTCAACTGATATTCTTCCTCTAAAGCCGAAAAGAAATAGCCTATCAAGAGAATGGTTGGCATTATGCTTCCGAAGCCCTCAATTTATTGAATACTCCAGAATCAAGATGGATGGGGCTAAGATGCCTCGTCTACGGACCCCTGATCTGAAGTCATACGAAATCCCGCTCCCCCCCATCGACGAACAACGCCGGATCGTGGCGCGGATCGAGGAGCTGACCCGCCGCGCCAAAGAGGCCCGGAAGCTTGCCGCCGAACGTGAGGCCAAGCTTGATGCTCTGCTCCAGGCACTCTACAGCCGAATGATCGAAGGGGTTGAGTGGAAACCGCTCAAGGAAGTCGCATCACTTGTCCGCCGGGCGGTCAAGACCAAGCCCGACGGCCGTTATGAAGAAATGGGCATCCGCAGCTTTGGCAAGGGCACCTTCCAGAAGCCGGTACTGACCAGTAAGCAGATCGGCAACAAACGGATTTACACAATCCACGAAGGCGATCTCGTCTTCAATAACGTCTTTGCCTGGGAAAAGGCGATAGCCGTCGCCAAGGCCGAAGACCATGGCCGGGTCGGTTCACACCGGTTCATCACCTATGTACCCCACGAAGGGCAGGCCACGTCAGAATTCCTCTGTCACCACTTTCTGGGAGAACGCGGTATCGAAGACATCCGTGCCGCGTCCCCTGGCTCGGCAGGAAGAAACCGGACACTTGGACTCAAAAAGCTGGAAAAGATTCTCGTACCCGTTCCGGAATACGACGAACAGAAACGCTTCGCTGAAATTGCCAAGCGTCGGCAGCTCATCCAGCTTGAATCCGCTGGCATCGAGGAGGAACTCAAGGCCTTTCATGCCGCCCTGCTCGCCAAGGCCTTTCGGGGGGAATTGTAG
- a CDS encoding AMP-binding protein: MRDLTMYDLFIRNARIYPDRTALVQNDLRLSHKDVLARVDGLASGLAGAGIQKGDRIAVLAYNDRRFLELFGAASAIGAILVPINWRLSTEEIRHILLDCSPKALCVDKALADTAAELHASCNIPLLYGFHADAPAPLDGLIRAGAAPKTQDVRSDDPFCIIYTAAVEGKARGAVLSHGNLVAANMQTIATMLLSPADSYLNMLPIFHITGLNLALSVLHAGGKNVILERFDARKTLELIDAESISIIGSFPPILSNLLSEMDGAVFRLTSLRHVLGLDNPETIARFEAQTAALFWTLYGQTETTGLVTFSPAREKPGSAGRQGMLVRMQLVDERELPVAVGEPGEIVVQGPLVFQGFWNQQEANRFTFRNGWHHTGDMGKLDADGYLWFAGRKPEKELIKPGGENVYPAEVEAVVLEHPDIEAVSVIGVPDPKFGEGIKAVCVLKSGSSLSAEALIDFVAGKIARYKKPRYVQFVDALPRTASGAIDRKLVKERYGA, encoded by the coding sequence ATGAGAGATCTCACCATGTACGATCTGTTCATCCGTAACGCACGCATCTATCCGGACCGGACGGCGCTGGTTCAAAATGACCTCCGGCTTTCCCACAAGGATGTCCTTGCCCGAGTTGACGGGCTTGCATCGGGTCTTGCGGGTGCAGGGATTCAAAAAGGGGACCGGATCGCCGTTCTGGCCTATAACGACCGGCGTTTTCTGGAATTGTTCGGCGCCGCATCGGCTATCGGCGCCATTCTGGTGCCGATCAACTGGCGGCTGAGCACCGAAGAAATCCGCCACATCCTGCTCGATTGCTCCCCCAAAGCCCTATGCGTGGACAAAGCCCTTGCCGATACGGCCGCAGAGCTCCACGCTTCCTGCAACATTCCCCTGCTTTATGGGTTCCACGCCGATGCCCCCGCGCCGCTCGATGGCCTGATCCGGGCCGGGGCGGCGCCAAAGACGCAGGATGTCCGAAGCGACGATCCGTTTTGCATCATCTATACGGCAGCCGTGGAAGGAAAAGCCCGGGGGGCCGTGCTCAGCCACGGCAATCTCGTGGCCGCCAACATGCAAACCATTGCCACCATGCTGCTCTCCCCTGCAGACAGCTACCTCAACATGCTGCCCATTTTTCACATCACAGGTCTCAACCTTGCCTTGTCCGTGCTGCATGCAGGCGGAAAAAACGTCATCCTCGAGCGATTCGACGCCCGAAAAACCCTCGAGCTGATCGATGCCGAATCCATTTCCATCATCGGCAGCTTCCCGCCCATCCTCTCGAATCTGCTTTCTGAAATGGATGGCGCCGTTTTCCGGCTGACATCGCTTCGCCATGTGCTGGGTCTCGACAATCCCGAAACCATCGCCCGATTCGAAGCACAGACCGCAGCCCTGTTCTGGACGCTCTACGGGCAGACGGAAACCACGGGCCTCGTCACGTTTTCACCGGCCCGGGAAAAACCCGGGTCTGCAGGCAGGCAGGGAATGCTCGTTCGCATGCAGTTGGTGGACGAGCGGGAACTACCCGTGGCGGTTGGCGAACCCGGTGAGATCGTGGTGCAGGGGCCGCTGGTCTTTCAAGGCTTCTGGAACCAGCAGGAAGCCAACCGATTCACCTTCCGGAACGGATGGCACCATACGGGCGATATGGGAAAACTCGATGCCGATGGCTATCTCTGGTTCGCCGGCAGAAAACCCGAAAAGGAGCTCATCAAACCGGGCGGTGAAAATGTCTATCCTGCCGAGGTTGAAGCCGTCGTGCTGGAACATCCCGATATCGAGGCGGTTTCGGTCATCGGCGTGCCCGATCCGAAATTCGGGGAAGGCATCAAGGCCGTCTGTGTGCTCAAATCCGGCAGCAGCCTGTCAGCGGAAGCCCTGATCGATTTTGTGGCAGGGAAAATCGCCCGCTACAAGAAGCCCCGGTATGTGCAGTTTGTCGATGCGCTTCCCAGAACGGCATCCGGTGCGATCGACCGCAAGCTGGTCAAGGAAAGGTACGGGGCCTGA
- a CDS encoding helix-turn-helix domain-containing protein, with the protein MNETEERWLSITEICKYLGVSNDTVYKWIDRHGMPAHRMGRLWKFKKARWMRGSNPAARRRVRSLSRIVVAKMNCILVNKQGCSL; encoded by the coding sequence ATGAACGAGACGGAAGAGCGCTGGTTGTCGATAACCGAGATCTGCAAATACCTCGGCGTCAGCAATGACACCGTGTACAAGTGGATCGACCGGCATGGCATGCCCGCGCACCGCATGGGCCGCCTCTGGAAGTTCAAGAAAGCCAGGTGGATGCGTGGGTCGAATCCGGCGGCGCGGCGGAGAGTGCGGAGTCTGTCAAGAATCGTGGTGGCCAAGATGAACTGTATTTTAGTGAACAAGCAGGGATGCAGTCTATGA
- a CDS encoding acetoacetate decarboxylase family protein — protein sequence MFKFEDDKCYRMPAHFGGSPFDPEAKANYNDVTSLTYRYRTDGDKLADYIPEGFELTSPELIIQYQQCRQVEWMAGSYYNLVSVGAPVRFNGREDRLEGTYSLVIWENKTTPILTGNMMGVPKIYADIEDLHILADTYRACLSYEGNTFLQMEMKPTKALKKQQVNVLTTDFNSFGWRYIPKVGGPGADLSQPILFPMRNEPDCGWQGNGAIQWTELSWEQNPMQWHIIKALAQLPIVELAPVILTKGRMVLMEARGKVLR from the coding sequence ATGTTCAAGTTCGAAGACGACAAGTGCTACCGGATGCCGGCCCATTTTGGCGGATCGCCTTTTGATCCCGAGGCCAAGGCGAATTACAACGATGTCACGAGTCTAACGTACCGATACAGGACAGACGGGGATAAACTGGCAGACTACATTCCCGAAGGTTTCGAGCTGACAAGCCCGGAGTTGATCATTCAGTACCAGCAGTGCAGGCAGGTCGAGTGGATGGCCGGATCGTATTATAACCTGGTTTCCGTTGGGGCTCCCGTGCGCTTCAACGGACGAGAAGATCGGCTGGAAGGAACCTACTCTCTGGTGATCTGGGAGAACAAGACCACCCCCATTCTGACAGGAAATATGATGGGCGTTCCCAAGATTTACGCAGACATCGAAGACTTGCATATCCTTGCAGACACGTACCGCGCCTGCCTCAGCTATGAAGGAAACACTTTCCTGCAGATGGAAATGAAACCCACGAAGGCGCTGAAGAAACAGCAAGTCAACGTCCTCACGACGGACTTCAATTCTTTCGGATGGCGTTACATTCCGAAGGTGGGCGGGCCGGGCGCGGATTTGAGCCAGCCCATTCTTTTTCCCATGCGGAACGAACCCGATTGCGGTTGGCAGGGCAATGGGGCGATTCAATGGACCGAATTGAGCTGGGAGCAGAATCCAATGCAGTGGCATATCATCAAAGCCCTGGCGCAGTTGCCCATTGTCGAGCTGGCCCCTGTAATTCTAACGAAAGGCCGAATGGTCCTCATGGAGGCTCGGGGAAAAGTCCTTCGGTAG
- a CDS encoding TOBE domain-containing protein, with protein sequence MTELEITAVYVTHDRVEALALSDRIAVMKKGRIVEVGDPKKIYFDTDDSFVADFIGRANLIPATVRHNTETHATVDTAIGPIQACNSRRIPVGGQAMLCARPEFIRIGPPTGDTRPNVFQGKVIHRIFVGEAYEAEVRIGETLLMTTIDPEVAIEAGSDITVAFEADHCFLIPSAANPTSSP encoded by the coding sequence TTGACCGAACTCGAAATCACGGCCGTCTATGTGACCCATGACCGGGTCGAAGCCCTGGCGCTTTCCGATCGGATCGCCGTCATGAAGAAGGGACGGATCGTCGAGGTGGGCGATCCGAAGAAGATCTATTTCGACACGGACGATTCCTTCGTGGCCGATTTCATCGGCCGGGCCAACCTGATCCCGGCCACCGTCCGTCACAACACCGAAACCCATGCCACGGTCGATACGGCCATCGGACCGATCCAGGCATGCAACTCCCGCCGCATCCCCGTCGGCGGGCAGGCCATGCTCTGCGCACGTCCGGAATTCATTCGGATCGGGCCCCCGACAGGCGACACCCGTCCGAACGTTTTCCAAGGGAAGGTGATCCATCGGATTTTCGTCGGCGAGGCTTACGAAGCGGAAGTCCGCATTGGAGAGACCTTGTTGATGACGACCATCGATCCGGAGGTGGCCATCGAAGCCGGAAGCGATATCACCGTTGCCTTCGAAGCCGACCACTGTTTTCTGATCCCCTCAGCCGCCAATCCCACCTCCTCCCCCTGA
- a CDS encoding galactose-1-phosphate uridylyltransferase has protein sequence MNGDRGEREDFGKGNGTTGMGPFDIQTIAAQFISPSGRLVEKPVQVRTNPITGRSCRITVHRGAEREPGTESLPDPPPFAEDRSKCPFCSPMVESRTPSFIEALRPDGRFRYGASILFPNLFPYGAHSAVCIFDDRHFVEIGTASAESYRDGFLNAKAYLEAILSVDPAAVYMAITQNHLPSAGGSLLHPHLQIQADPVASNHHRDLGIRASSYRKRTGRRLLSDYLAHEREDGTRMIGSTGQWQWMAAFAPEGFFEIWAILPQATRLADPSDSDWADLARGIVSVQRLYRSLNRNGYNLGLLLTEDPSNDLELRVVMTVRSNYAPWVRSDFTGFEIGLGDMATFTLPEQVALQARAFFESNP, from the coding sequence ATGAATGGGGACCGGGGAGAACGGGAGGATTTCGGGAAAGGAAACGGGACAACGGGAATGGGACCATTCGACATTCAAACCATTGCGGCGCAGTTCATTTCACCTTCCGGCAGGCTTGTCGAAAAACCCGTCCAGGTCAGGACGAACCCGATAACCGGAAGGAGCTGCCGGATTACGGTTCACCGCGGTGCGGAACGGGAGCCGGGGACGGAAAGCCTCCCCGATCCCCCGCCCTTTGCCGAAGATCGCAGCAAATGCCCGTTCTGCAGCCCCATGGTGGAGAGCAGGACGCCTTCCTTTATCGAAGCGCTCCGCCCGGACGGGCGGTTTCGCTACGGCGCATCCATTTTGTTTCCGAATCTCTTTCCCTATGGCGCCCATTCGGCCGTTTGCATCTTCGATGACCGGCATTTCGTCGAGATCGGAACGGCTTCCGCCGAATCCTATCGGGACGGGTTTCTAAATGCAAAGGCTTATCTCGAAGCCATCCTTTCGGTCGATCCTGCAGCCGTTTACATGGCCATCACTCAGAACCACCTGCCCTCTGCAGGCGGATCGCTGTTGCACCCCCATCTGCAGATTCAGGCCGATCCGGTAGCATCGAATCATCACCGGGATCTGGGAATCCGGGCCAGTTCATATCGGAAACGAACCGGGAGAAGGTTGCTTTCGGACTATCTGGCGCATGAACGGGAAGACGGCACCCGAATGATCGGCAGCACCGGACAATGGCAGTGGATGGCGGCATTTGCGCCGGAGGGATTTTTCGAAATCTGGGCCATCCTGCCCCAGGCAACCCGTCTTGCCGATCCATCCGATTCCGACTGGGCGGATCTGGCCCGGGGGATCGTGTCGGTACAGCGCCTTTATCGAAGCCTCAACCGAAACGGCTACAATCTTGGGCTGTTGCTGACCGAAGATCCGTCCAACGATCTCGAATTGCGGGTGGTGATGACGGTGCGTTCCAACTACGCCCCATGGGTGAGAAGCGATTTTACGGGGTTTGAAATCGGGCTCGGGGATATGGCGACATTCACGCTTCCCGAGCAGGTGGCGCTGCAGGCAAGGGCATTTTTCGAATCGAATCCGTAA
- a CDS encoding SDR family NAD(P)-dependent oxidoreductase, producing MNDYYRDQVAVVTGGASGIGLALCEQLLSLGARAVVLADLNAEKLKAESERLGQAYPGKALGIQTDVAKQESVSAMIQQAAKFGGGQIHFLFNNAGLGSMKSFDETTDEDWQFAFSVNFFGALYGIRAVLPIMRAQGGGHIANTASGIAFAPMAYQSMYSATKSALVGLTGSLRYEYWDENIRFSTVIPGTVATPIWGAGGAPDSAITPQESAAGILRGVAANERIIIVTEADRSGAINAFRPEAAEGMDQYLLNVARQRKAGKMAI from the coding sequence ATGAACGATTATTACAGGGATCAGGTGGCCGTGGTCACCGGCGGAGCGTCTGGAATCGGTCTTGCTTTGTGTGAACAGCTTCTCTCGCTTGGCGCCAGAGCCGTCGTTCTGGCGGACTTGAACGCGGAAAAACTGAAAGCGGAGTCGGAGCGGCTGGGGCAAGCGTATCCGGGCAAGGCGCTGGGAATTCAGACCGATGTGGCCAAACAGGAAAGCGTTTCTGCGATGATCCAACAGGCGGCGAAGTTTGGGGGAGGGCAGATTCATTTCCTCTTCAACAACGCAGGGCTTGGCTCGATGAAATCCTTCGATGAGACGACAGACGAGGATTGGCAGTTTGCTTTCAGCGTCAATTTCTTTGGCGCCCTATACGGAATCAGAGCCGTATTGCCGATCATGCGCGCTCAAGGAGGCGGGCATATCGCCAATACCGCTTCGGGAATCGCTTTTGCGCCTATGGCCTATCAGAGCATGTACAGCGCGACCAAGTCCGCGCTGGTCGGTCTGACCGGTTCGTTGCGCTACGAGTATTGGGATGAGAACATTCGTTTTTCTACGGTCATTCCCGGAACCGTCGCCACCCCCATCTGGGGGGCGGGAGGTGCTCCGGATTCCGCCATCACACCGCAGGAATCCGCTGCCGGCATTCTCCGGGGAGTAGCGGCAAATGAACGGATCATCATTGTTACAGAGGCCGATCGCAGCGGAGCGATCAATGCCTTCCGGCCCGAAGCAGCCGAAGGGATGGATCAATATCTCCTGAATGTCGCCCGACAGAGAAAGGCTGGAAAAATGGCGATTTGA